GTCATAGCGGTCGAGGAATCCGTCGACGGCGAGCTTGGTCGCGGGGTCGAGAACGGGGGCACCGTTCGGGGTAGCGTGCAGCACTGGGCCTGCCTCCTGGCTGAATCAGGTGGTGGGTCAAGAGGTCCCGGTCCGGTGTTGGCGCACCTGGCCGGGGCCCGCTTCGTTTCTGTGGCCGTGGAGCATAACCGTCGAAACGGACATACCCCACGAACGCGAAGAACCGCCCCACCCGGCCGGAGCCAGGTGGGGCGGTGAAGGGCTTGCACCCCCTCACGGAATCGAACCGATCACAGGCATCCGCACGACGCTGGATCACGGCGATCAACCCGTGTCCGTCTGCGCCTCCCAAGCGGCGCCCGTTGTCGCCTACCAAGGCGGGGGCAAGTTCTGCGCTTCACTCGAACCGAGTGAAGAGTGCTGCTTATTGGTCAGTGGCATGGATGCGGGCCGGTCTAGAGACACCGCGGTGCTACCGCGGCTAGCATGGGCGACATGTTGGCCGCGACGATCACTCTGCTCCTAGTGGCAGGGTGCGCCCTAGCGCTCGTGCGGGGCGGGCAACTGCTTGTCTCGGCCAGCGACCTGCCGAGCGAACCCCGTGAGGCTCACAAGTCAGGGGTTCTGCTCGGCGCTTCGATCGCGCTGGGTTGCGTCACTCTGATCAGTGTCGCTCTCCGGCATCTCTAGTTCGCCGGCTTCCTGCTGTTCAACAAGGCGGTCGAGGATCTCGACCAGTGCTGGGTCGGGGCCGCCTTGCGACTCGATGGCATAGAGCGTGAGCAGCTGTGCAGCACCAAAGACAACCTGGGCCAGCAGGACGCGGCCTTCATGGGTCTTGGGGAACCGTGACCGAAGTCGCCGCAGTGGCTTCGGTCCTGTCTCCAGGTGGTCGAGCAGTTCACGCGGATCGTCGCCCTTGATCACACCGGCGGCCAGTTCACCCATCCGCTGGATCGCAGCAAGGTTCATGTCGTGGAGGCTGTATCTCCGGGGGTCCTCGGCTTCCAGCGTGAGCAGGCGACGTCCATCGTGAGTCTGGTAATGGGTGAGCTTAGGGAAAGCAGCATTGTCGCCGCATTTCTCACAGCGCCTGAATCCCGTGAGCATCGTCGGAGGGTCATCGAACTCGACCTTCTGCCCGGACCCCTGGCCGTGGTTGCACCGCACGCAGATCATCGGTGCGTACACCCAGGTCGCACCTGGAGCCACTGTGACGATCGACTCGTCAAGGTTGGCGACCATGAACGCTTCCCGCTCCTCCATCCGCTGGACGGTACCGCGCGGCGTGTGGATGTGTCCTGCATTCGTGGGTTCACCGCCAACGCGAGAAACCGCCGCCCAGCCACGTCGGCCAGGTGGGGCGGTTTCGTTCTGCGCTTCACTCGGCGGGAGTGAAGCCGGGCGGTGGGGTGCTGCTTATTGGTCAGTCAGTCCGGGACCGAGCAGCTCAGAGTTCGAGCACGGTTAGGCTCCGGTCGCTGAACAGCGAGCGGACCTGCACCCCGTTGCTGGTTGACCTCCAATGGAGCTCGAAAGTCTGGTCCACGAGGTTCAATGGATCCACGATCGCCCACCACACCATCGGGAAGTAGTCGGTGGTCGTCGGCTTGATCGTCCACGTATTGCCGGGGACCACCGAACCGTTGCGATACAGGGTGAAGCGGCCCTCCACGTTGGCAGCGGACATGGACACGGTCGCCTTGATGAGCACGAGCATTGGCCGCATGCGGGAGAGCACCTTGACTCGCATCTCTGGCATGAGCGCTTCCGTGAGCCCAGCGTAGACCGGCGACGAGGTCGTAATCACAGAGCGGTGCAGCGTGCGCGGTGTACCCGAAAACGCCTGAGGGGTGGCCTGGGGGCTGGGCACGAACCGCGCGCCGCCCTGTCGGACATGGCCGAACACAGAGGCGTAGGAGGATGCCCCCGGTCCCGTGAAGTCCACCTGGTTGACCGTGAAGGCCACCAGGCCGTCAGAGGCGCGCACGTGAAGGTTTCGCAGCGCCGTGAAGTCAACGACGGCGTCGGGGACTCGCTCGGCGGCGTACAGCTCATGAACCTTGTCGTCCGGCGTGACAGCCCACAGACGCACGGCACGGTCCTCCTCGTCACCGAAGTTCACCTCTACGACGCCGCCAATGAGGATCGTTCCGTCCGCCATGTGCGCCGTGTACCAGCCTCCGATGGGGAGGTCTCCAGCGACCTCGATCACGGTCCCTGCGAGGTCGCTGGGGTGAGCCTTGAAGATCGCAGGCTTCCGGGCGGGCGCTCCGCCCGCACCGTCCTGAATCCAGTAGAGCCACCCATTTCGCTCAGTGAGCCCCACGGCCCGCCAGATTTGCGCGTCCGGGTCGGGAACGGCGGGCGACTTCCGCACCCAAGCGCCGGACTCCCAGCGCCAGAATCCACACTGGAGGTGATTGTCCCCGGTGTAGAGCCACAGCCCGGAGGGCAGCGACTTGATGCCGTGAATGTGTCGGATGGTCGGCTGCGGGTCACCTGCGTCAGAGGTGGCGAAGGTTGAATGGACCGTCCACGTAACGCCGTCATCGGTAGAGGCGTAGACCTTGTTCCCCCCGCCGCCGTAGCGGGCGGCATAGAGCGTTCCACCCGCGTCCTGCGTGAGGCCCTCTTGAAGGATGCCCACTCCGGGGTCGAGTCCGCTGACCTGAGCCCATGTAGCGCCGGCGTCAGTTGAGCGGTACAGCCTCCCGCCGTTGGAAGAGCACAGCCACGCACCTGCTGCGGTGTACCACAAGTGGCCGGGACTGTTGGCGGGGTCAACAACACCGATGGTGGTCCACGTCTTGCCCGAGTCGGTTGAGCGCGCGATGGAGGACCCGGCCGCCGAGCCGAGCACGGCGGCGATCATGTTCCCCGACCCCGGCTCAAAGTTGAGGAAGGCGTAGCCCTTGATCGTGTCGACGTGGGCGAACCCCAGCGGCGGCGCGAACTGGGCCGACGCGGGGGCGGCGGTGCGCGCCACCGGGGCGGCGTCGATGCCTGCCACGATCTCGCCCGTAAGTTCACGTGCGAACTCGGACTCCTTGTCGCGCGCGACCGACGTCATGATCCCGTCGTTCGTCGCCTGCACAGCCTCGACAGCGGCCTTGTGCGCCTCCGCGGCGCTGGCTGCGAGCTCGGCCGCCTCCCGCTCGGCGACCGTCTGGGCGCGCACACCCTCAGTGTCGGTGAGCACCTGCACCGCCGAGCTCGCGGCGCCCTCCGCGGCGTCCTTCGCGGCCAACGCCGCCGGCGTCACGTCCCCGATGTCGCCCTTCTTCCCCGGGTCACCCTGACGGCCGAACACCTGCGTCGCGATGATCTTCCTAGGCACTCTGCGTCCCCTCCTCGTGCACGATGACCACACCAACAGCGAGCACGAACGGCTCACCGTCCTCGGGGTCGACCAACTCGATCTCGATGCCGTACCGACCCGGCACCACCGGCGCCGCCATCACCGCGGCAGTCACCTCACCCACCAGCCGGCCCGGCTCGAACCGGAACGACCCCTGACCCGCGGACGGGGCGGAGTGCAACGTCAACACCGGCTCGCCGCCGGTCTGCGGCACCAGGTCCGCCCGCGCCACCCACTCACCAGCCGGATCCTCGGTCGGGTCGAACGGCCGACCCTCGAGGTACAACCCGACGTGGAACGCCCCGGAGTTCCCCATCCAGAAGTGGATCGGGGTCACCTCGACAACGTCGCCGTAGACCGCCTGGGCCGTCACCTCACGCCTCCCGTGGGTGGTAGTGCAACCAGGCGCAGCCACCGGCGCACGTCAGGGTCGCGATCACCCAGAGGCCGATCGCGATGACGGACGCGCGGTAGATGCGGATCACGACTCGTCCTCCTCACCGGTGATACGCGCCTGCGTGATGGAGTCGGCGCGCAGCTTCCCGGTGTAGATCAGGCCGCGGGTGATCAGGGTGCCGTCCTGGTGGATCCGGTAGCCACCGATGCGGATGTGCCCGGTCTCGTCAGGTCGGTGGTCGTCCGGGTCCGCGGCGAGCCACGGCACGAAACGCCGCAGGAACGCCTCGACCTGCGGGAGCGCAGAGACGCGCGCGACCGCTCCGGCGACTGCGAGAACGCCGACGAGCCACGGCAGGGACTCGGGGTCGAGCCCGGTCGCCTCCACGAGGATCGGGGCCATGACGGCCAGCGCGATGAGTGCCTGGACGATGGTGCGGACGGTGGTGCGCCACGGGCGGGCGACCTGGGTGGGTGTGCTCATGACTCCTCCTGCGGGGTGAGAGCGGCGGCGAGTTCCGCCTCGAGCTCGGTGATGCGCTGCTGCGC
The nucleotide sequence above comes from Nocardioides massiliensis. Encoded proteins:
- a CDS encoding WD40/YVTN/BNR-like repeat-containing protein, translating into MPRKIIATQVFGRQGDPGKKGDIGDVTPAALAAKDAAEGAASSAVQVLTDTEGVRAQTVAEREAAELAASAAEAHKAAVEAVQATNDGIMTSVARDKESEFARELTGEIVAGIDAAPVARTAAPASAQFAPPLGFAHVDTIKGYAFLNFEPGSGNMIAAVLGSAAGSSIARSTDSGKTWTTIGVVDPANSPGHLWYTAAGAWLCSSNGGRLYRSTDAGATWAQVSGLDPGVGILQEGLTQDAGGTLYAARYGGGGNKVYASTDDGVTWTVHSTFATSDAGDPQPTIRHIHGIKSLPSGLWLYTGDNHLQCGFWRWESGAWVRKSPAVPDPDAQIWRAVGLTERNGWLYWIQDGAGGAPARKPAIFKAHPSDLAGTVIEVAGDLPIGGWYTAHMADGTILIGGVVEVNFGDEEDRAVRLWAVTPDDKVHELYAAERVPDAVVDFTALRNLHVRASDGLVAFTVNQVDFTGPGASSYASVFGHVRQGGARFVPSPQATPQAFSGTPRTLHRSVITTSSPVYAGLTEALMPEMRVKVLSRMRPMLVLIKATVSMSAANVEGRFTLYRNGSVVPGNTWTIKPTTTDYFPMVWWAIVDPLNLVDQTFELHWRSTSNGVQVRSLFSDRSLTVLEL